The sequence TTGCCCTGCGCGTTGCGGTAGCGCGCGTGCATCCGGCGAGCCTGGAACGACTCGGTATTCGAGCAGCTCGAAATTTCGCGGTAGGTTTTCTGCGCGGGCAGCCACACCTCGAGGTCGTAAGTCTTGGCCGCGGAGAACCCCATATCGCCCGTGCACAGCGTAATCACGCGATACGGCAGCTCGAGCTTCTGAAGAATCGCTTCCGCATGCAGCACCATTTGTTCGAGCGCGTCATACGACGCCTCCGGGGCCACGATCTGCACCATCTCGACCTTGTCGAATTGATGCTGGCGAATCATCCCGCGCGTATCGCGGCCGTACGAGCCCGCCTCGGAGCGGAAGCACGGCGAATGCGCGGTCAGCTTGATCGGCAGCGCATTGCCTTCAAGGATGCTGTCGCGCACCGTGTTCGTCAGCGAAATCTCCGACGTCGAAATCAAGTATTGGGTCACGACGTTCTCACCGCCGCCCTTCTCGACGCGGAACATATCGTCCGCGAACTTCGGCAGCTGGCCCGTTCCGAACAGGATCTCGGGATTGACGATGTACGGCGTATAGATTTCCGTGTAGCCGTGCTGCAGCGTGTGCGTGTCGATCATGAACTGCGCGAGCGCCCGATGCAGACGCGCAATCTGACCGCGCAGCATCGTGAAGCGCGCGCCCGCGAGCTTGGCGCCGGTCTCGAAGTCCAGGCCAAGCGGCGTACCCACGTCGACGTGGTCTTTCACTTCGAAATCGAACGCGCGCGGCGTGCCCCAGCGGCGCACTTCCACGTTGGCCGTTTCGTCATTACCGAGCGGCACGCTTTCGTGCGGAAGGTTCGGCATGCCGAGCATCAAGTCCGACACGCGCTTTTGCACGTCTTCGAGCTGGACAGCCGACGCCTTCATCTCGTCGCCGATGCCGCCCACTTCGGCCATCACGGCCGACGTGTCTTCGCCGCGCCCCTTCATCGCGCCAATCTGCTTCGACAGGGTGTTGCGGCGCGACTGCAATTCTTCGGTGCGAGTCTGGATGGCGCGGCGTTCCGCTTCGAGCGCGGAGAACGCGGCGACGTCGAGGGTGTAACCGCGGGCGGCGAGGCGCTTGGCCACGCCGTCGAGGTCTTTGCGCAGCAACTGGATGTCGAGCATGGGAGGGAACAGTCTTCGTTGTATGAAGGGAGGATTTTAGCGCACCGGCGTAGTGCTCAGGAGCATCGGCCGGTGCGCTCGAGGCGCTTGCAGCAATACTTTTTGACGACGGGCAGCTCTTCTACTCGGACTCCCTCGCCTTCTTGTCGAGGTCGCGCAACCAGGCGAGCTTCTCGGCGATCTTCGTTTCGAGCCCGCGCGGGACCGGCTCGTACCAGCCCGGCTCGCGCATGCCTTCGGGCAGATAGGTCTCGCCGGCGGCATAAGCATTCGGCTCGTCGTGCGCGTAGCGATATTCGCGGCCGTAGCCGAGCTCCTTCATCAAGCGGGTCGGCGCGTTGCGCAAATGAACCGGCACCTCGCGCGACTTGTCCTGCTTCACGAACGCCATCGCCTGATTGAACGCGTTATACCCGGCGTTGCTCTTCGCCGCGCACGCGAGGTAAATCACGGCCTGGCCGAGCGCCAGCTCGCCCTCGGGCGAGCCGAGGCGCTCGAAGGTCGCGGCGGCGTCGTTGGCGATCTGCATCGCGCGCGGGTCGGCGAGGCCGATGTCCTCCCACGCCATCCTGACGATGCGGCGCGAGAGGTACTTCGGGTCCGCGCCGCCGTCGATCATCCGGCAGAACCAGTAAAGCGCCGCATCCGGATGCGAGCCGCGCACCGACTTGTGCAGCGCCGAAATCTGGTCGTAGAAGTTCTCGCCGCCCTTGTCGAAGCGGCGCGCATTCAACGTCATCGCATTCGCGACGAAGTCGGCGTCGATATGCATCTTCTTCGACGACAGCGCCGCCGTCTGCGCCTGCTCGAGCAGGTTCAGGAAGCGCCGCGCGTCGCCGTCGGCGTAGCCGATCAGCGTATCGACGGCCAGCTCCTCGAAGACCAGACCGTCGAGAGCGACTTCCTGCGCACGACGCAATAACTGCCGCATCTCGTCATCGCTGAGCGACTTGAGCACATAGACCTGCGCACGCGAAAGCAACGCCGAGTTCACCTCGAAGCTCGGGTTTTCGGTCGTCGCGCCGATGAAGGTCACGAGACCCGATTCGACGAACGGCAAGAGCGCATCCTGCTGCCCTTTGTTGAACCGGTGAATTTCGTCGACGAACAGAATCGTGTGCTTGCCGCGCGTATTCAGATTCTGCTGCGCGCGGTCCATCGATTCACGGATGTCCTTGACCCCGCCGAGCACAGCCGACAGCGCAATGAACTCGCAATCGAACGCCATCGCGGTGAGCCGCGCCAACGTCGTCTTGCCGACGCCCGGCGGCCCCCACAGGATCATCGAATGCGGCTTGCCCGATGCGAACGCGAGCTGCAGCGGCTTGCCCTCGCCGAGCAAGTGGGTTTGACCGATGACCTCGTCGAGTGTCTTCGGCCGCAGCGCCTCCGCTAGCGGCCGGCGCGGCTCGACTTGGAAGAGATCCGACATGAACCCTGCCCTCCCTATACGCGCTGCCCTATGAGCGGGCCGCGCACGACGCTCAACCGTTCAACACGTCCGCGCCCTTCGGCACGACGAACTTGAACGTATCGGCCTTGAGCGGCGGGTTCTTCTGGATGTTCGAGAACGTGAGCAGCGTCACGTTGCCGAACACGTCGTGCAACTCCATCGCTTCGAGGTTGCCGTCGCGAAAGCCGATGCCCACGCGCTGGAATTGCGTGTCCTTCGACTTCGGCGTCAGCTCGAGCCAGTCGATGCCGTCCTTCACGCCGGCGTCCTTGAGCGTGAAGTTCTTGTCGAGATCGTTGCTGCCGAACAAGATCGCCGCCGGGCTCGCGCCGAGCGCGCCACCGAGCTTGCGCACCGTGACCTGGTTCAGGTCCTTGTCGTAGACGTAAAGGTTGTCGCCATCGGCTTGCAGCACTTGTTCATACGGCTTCTCATACGACCAGATGAACTTGCCGGGACGCGCGAACAAGAACGTGCCACTCGAGGTGCTCGTGATGTTCGGCATCGCCATGTCGCTGCTTGCGCCCTGCGCCTTGCTCGGTGCCTTCACCTGCTTCTGCACGAAATCGCCGCGCGCCGATTTGACTTGCGACACGAACGCCTTCAATTGCTCGGTGCCGCTCGCGAACGCCTGCGACGCGGCGAACATCGACGCGCCGATCACGGCGATGCTCGCGAGGCGCGCCGCCGAGCGCAGCAGCGGGCGGCGCATGGGGTTCGTCTCGGAATGGGAAGTACGGGCATCGCGCCCGAAGCGTTGCAGCATGAGGTGGTTCTCCGTAGATGTGGCTCGAGCCGGCTTGAACCGGCGGCTGGCCAAGCCGCGCGACGCATGGCGGCGCGGCTCGCCCCGCCGCTTAATCGGTTTCGCGCGCCGGCACGAGAATTTCGCGGTTGCCGTTCGACGACATCGTCGAAACGAGCCCCGACTGCTCCATCTGCTCGAGCAGCCGCGCCGCGCGGTTATAGCCGATCCGCAGGTGCCGCTGCACGAGCGAGATCGACGCACGGCGATTCTTGATGACGACTTCGACCGCCTGATCGTAGAGCGGGTCCGACTCTTCGCCGCCGGCCCCGGCGCCGGCCGAGCCTTCGTCGCCTTCGCCGGCGACGCCGCCCTCGAGAATGCCTTCGATGTAATTCGGCTCGCCCTGCTCCTTGAGCTTCTCGACGACGCGATGCACTTCCTCGTCCGAGACGAACGCGCCGTGCACGCGCACCGGCAAGCCCGAGCCCGGCGGCAGGTAGAGCATGTCGCCCATACCGAGCAGCGACTCGGCGCCTTGCTGGTCGAGGATCGTGCGCGAATCGATCTTCGACGATACCTGGAACGCCATGCGCGTCGGCACGTTGGCCTTGATGAGCCCGGTGATCACGTCGACCGACGGACGCTGTGTCGCCAGGATCAAGTGGATGCCGGCCGCGCGCGCCTTTTGCGCGATCCGCGCGATCAGCTCTTCGACCTTCTTGCCGACCACCATCATCAGGTCGGCGAGCTCGTCGATCACGACGACGATGTTCGGCAGGCGCGCGAGCGGCTCCGGATCTTCCGGCGTCAGGCTGAACGGATTCGGAATCTTTTCCTCGCGCTTGCCTGCATCGTCGATCTTGTTGTTGTAGCCCGCGAGATTGCGCACGCCGAGCTTGCTCATCAGCTTGTAGCGGCGCTCCATTTCGGCGACCGCCCAGTTGAGCGCATGGCCGGCCTGGCGCATGTCGGTGACGACGGGGCACAGCAAGTGCGGAATGCCTTCGTAGACGCTCATTTCGAGCATCTTCGGATCGATCAGGATCATCCGGACCTGGTCGGCGCTCGCCTTGTAGAGCAGCGAGAGAATCATCGCGTTGATGCCGACCGACTTGCCCGAGCCGGTCGTGCCCGCGACGAGCAAGTGCGGCATCTTCGCGAGATCGGCGCACACGGGCTTGCCGCCGATGTCCTTGCCGAGACCCATCGTGAGCGCCGACGATGCCGCTGCATACACCTCGGAGCCGAGAATTTCGGAGAGACGCACCGTCTGACGCCGCTGGTTCGGCAGCTCGAGCGCCATGTAGTTCTTGCCGGGAATCGTCTCGACGACGCGAATCGACACGAGCGAGAGCGAGCGCGCGAGATCCTTCGCGAGATTGACGATCTGGCTGCCCTTCACGCCGGTGGCCGGCTCGATCTCGTAGCGCGTGACGACCGGCCCCGGATACGCCGCCACGACGCTCACCTCGACGCCGAAATCCTTGAGCTTCTTTTCGATGAGACGCGACGTGAATTCGAGCGTATCGGCGGAAATCGTTTCCTGGGCGGGCGGCGCGGGGTCGAGCAGCGCGATCGGCGGCAGCGTCGAATCGCCGGGCAGGTCCGTGAAGAGCGGCACCTGCTTCTCCTTCTCGACGCGCTCCGACTTCGCCGGCGTGACGACCGGCGGCACGATCGTGACGGGCTCGTGCTCTTCGATCCGCACGCGACCCTGCTCGACCTTGCCCTCGCGCTTGACCGCGGCGGCCTCGCCGAGCTTGCGGTCGCGCACCGTCTCGCGGCGCAGCTTCGCAAGCGTGACCGCCGAGATGATCGCGTCGCCGACCTTCTCGGCCACCGACAGCCACGAAAACCGGAAGTACAGCGACAAGCCGATGCCAAGCGCCACCAGCAGCGCGAGCGTGCCGCCCGTGAAGCCGAGCGCATGCGACACGCCGTGTGCGACCGCCTCGCCGACCACGCCGCCCGGCGCACGCGGCAACTGCACTTTCAGCGACCACATGCGCAATGCCTCGATGCCGTCGCAGGCGAGCAGCACGATCACGAACGCGAAGCCTTCGGTGATCCACGTCGACGTATCGCGCGGCGCGTCCTCGTCGGGCGCCTCGCTGCGCGTGATACGGCGGTAGTTCGCGGAAATGTGGCGGGCGAGCAGCACGACCCACCAGTAGGCTGACAACCCGAACAAGAGGAGCAGGATGTCGGACGTCCAGGCGCCGACGCGCCCCGCCCAGTTATTGATGCGGTCGACCTGCGCCGCGTGGGTCCAACTCGGGTCGTGGCGGCTGTAGCTGACGAGCGCCATCAGCAGGAACACGCCGAGCGCGACCTGCAATATCCAGCGAATTTCGGTGAAGAGGCGCGACATGCGATGCGGCAATGCCTGCGCGTTCGCGGAATAGGGAGCTTTGGCCATTGAATCCGTAGTGCATCGTGCGGCGTTTCGCTTTTGAAAGCCGCCAGTCGTTCGATGCGGGCTATTGTAAACGCTCAGTTGCGCGGCAGGCTGTAAATGACGGTAACTCGCGACAGTCGTGCAACTTCCGGGCGTGGATCGTGCTTTTTCGGCCCGAATGGGCCGCCAGTAGGCTTGCCTAGGCTATCGCAGCGATTGAAAGGTTCTCTGAGCAGCGCCGTAAGCGGGCCTTTATAATGCGAGGCTCGTACCCATTTGCTGTTGCAGCCCCGGTTGCATTGGTTCGAGCGGATCGAACCGAGCCTCCGCCAGCCGCCTTTTTTACGGATTGAAGTCCCATCATGTCCAACCGCAAACACGCCAAAGTTCTAATTCTCGGTTCCGGCCCCGCCGGCTACACCGCTGCCGTCTATGCGGCACGCGCCAACCTGTCGCCGGTGCTCGTCACGGGCCTCGCGCAAGGCGGCCAGCTGATGACGACGACCGACGTCGAAAACTGGCCCGCGGACGCGAACGGCGTGCAAGGCCCCGAGCTGATGCAGCGTTTCCTCGACCACGCCGAGCGCTTCAACACCGAGATCCTCTTCGATCACATCCATACGGCGAAGCTCGACGAAAAGCCGATCCGCCTGATCGGCGACTCCGGCGAGTACACCTGCGATTCGCTGATCATCGCGACCGGCGCCTCGGCGCAGTATCTCGGCCTGCCGTCCGAAGAGCGGTTCAGCGGCCGCGGCGTGTCGGCCTGCGCAACCTGCGACGGCTTCTTCTATAAGAACCAGCACGTGGCCGTGGTCGGCGGCGGCAATACGGCGGTCGAAGAAGCGCTGTATCTGGCCGGCATCGCGAAGAAAGTGACCGTGATCCACCGCCGCGACAAGTTCCGCGCCGAGCCGATCCTGATCGACCGCCTGCTCGAGAAGGAGAAGGAAGGCGTCGTCGAGATCAAGTGGAATCACGTGCTCGACGAAGTGAAGGGCGACGATTCCGGCGTCAACGGCCTGCGCATCAAGGACGTGAAGTCGGGCGAGATGGCCGATCTCGATCTGCAGGGCGTGTTCATCGCGATCGGCCATAAGCCGAACACCGATATCTTCGCCGGCCAGCTCGAGATGAAGAACGGCTACATCATCACGAACGGCGGCTTCAGCGGCAACGCGACGGCGACGAGCGTGCCGGGCGTGTTCGCCGCGGGCGACGTGCAAGACCACGTGTACCGTCAGGCGATCACGAGCGCCGGCACGGGCTGCATGGCCGCGCTCGACGCGCAGCGCTACCTCGAGAGCATCCACGAGGTGACGCAGGAACACGTGATGAGCCACGAGGCCGACCGGTAAAATGGGCGGGGGCGCCTAGCCGGCAAGCGCGCTTCGTAGCCTTCGACGCCGATCCATCGCATCAAAGGGGCCGCGGCCAGACGCCGGCGGCTCTTTTTACGTTGGAGGCGCAATCGCTTGCCGCGTGTCCACCCGCAGTGCATGTCATCGTCATGGCCAAGAACCTACCTCACCCGAGCGAGCCGAAGAAACCGCGCGCGGCCGCCGAAAAAACGGCCCCCGCTCCGGCGGCGCCCCAGCCGTCGCCCGCCCCCGCGCGCGGCGCCGGCCTCGCCGGACTCGGCGCGTTGCGCGACGCGCTCAAAGGCGACGCCGCCAGGCGCGAACGCGAACGGGTCGCCGCGGCCCAGACCGCGCGCGAGGCCGCCGCGGACGCCAATCTGTTTCGCCGCGAAATCGGCGAAGTCGCCCCGCTGAAAGCGCCGGCGCGCGCCCCGAGCGTACGCACGCCGCCTCTCCCGCTTCCGGTCCAAACACAGCGCGACGAAGAAGCCGTGCTGCACGAAGCGATCTCCGACGAGTTCGACCCGGAAGTCCTGCTCGATACCGACGAATCTCTTTCCTACTGCCGCCCGGGCGTGAGCCAAGAGGTCGTGAAGAAACTGCGGCGCGGCGACTGGATCGTGCAAGCGCAGCTCGATTTGCACGGCATGCGCCGCGACGAGGCGCGCGAGGCGCTGGCGGAATTCATCCGCGAATCGGGCAAGCGCGGCCTGCGATGCCTGCGCGTCATTCACGGCAAGGGCCTGGGCTCGATCGGCAAAGAGCCGGTGCTCAAAGGCAAAGTGCGGGCGTGGCTCGTGCAGAAGGCCGAAGTGATCGCGTTCTGTCAGGCGCGGCCGCACGACGGCGGCGCGGGCGCCGTACTCGTGCTGCTGCAGCCGGCGGGCGCAACCAGCGCGCCGGTCGGCGCCCGCTCCGACCGGGGGGAGCGCGGTGCATCCTAGGCTGACACTTGCGGTCTCCATCATGGAGACCATCGCCATCCTCGCCTATGCCGCCTCCGGTTTCATCGAAGCACGCAAGCGCCGTCTCGACCCGATTGGCACGTTTCTCGTCGCGCTGGCCACCGCGTTCGGCGGCGGCACCGCGCGCGACATCATGCTCGAACGCCGTCCGTTCTATTGGGTCGAGCATCAGGAATACGTGATCGTCATTTTCGTGGCGTCGTTCTTTGCGCCGTACGTGCTGCGTCTGATCTCGCAGGTGATCTCGGACCGCGCGCTCCTGATCGCGGACGCCATCGGGCTCGGGCTTTTCAGCGTCGCCGGCACGTCGATCGCGCTCGACGCGCAAATGCCCGCGTTCATCTCGGTGCTGATGGGCGTGACGACGGGTGTGTTCGGCGGGCTCATCCGCGACGTCCTGTGCAACGAAGTGCCGCTCCTCCTGCGCGATTCGCGCCCTTACGCGACCTGCGCGTTCGTCGGATGCTGGCTGTATCTGCTGCTCAATCAGCTCAATGTCGATTCGATTTATAGCGTGCTGATCGCGACCGGCTTCATTCTCGTGGCCCGGCTCGTCACCTACAAGTTCGACGTGCGCCTGCCGCACTGACGAACGTCTTCGCCGCCGCGCCCGGCCCGACGCGCGACCAGCGAATTGAAACGCCCGCAATGATTCGGAAGACCGGGGAAAGCGGGCAGCTTTGCATGGGACCCAAGTAAGCGCTGAAGCGCCAACTTGGGTCGACAAAAAAAGCGGCCGGGCGCGGAACCTCGACCGCTACCTGACCGCTGGGACATCCTTCAGACCGACAACCGCACTCTCATGCTTCGGCGCAAATCAGCACGCGCCTCAGGCAATGCGCTCCTCGTTGCTCGGATCGAACAGCACCGCCTTCGACACGTCGAACAGCAGCGTCATGTTCTGCAACGGCTGCGGGTTCGATGCCGGGTGCACGCGGCTCACGATCCGCTTGCCGTTCACTTGCGCGAAGACGAGCGTATCCGGCCCGGTCGGCTCGATCACGTCGACCTTCACTTCGATCGGCTGCAACAGCCCGCTTTGCACGTCGTGCGCGCTGCGCGCATCGGTGATGCGCTCGGGGCGCAGACCGAGAATCACGTCCTGGCCGACGCGGCTCTTGAGCTTCGCGGCGTCGAACGGCAGGTTCAGCGCACCGCGCTTGACGCCCGTGTCGATCTCGACGGCCACGCCCGCGCCCTGCTCGACGAGCTTGCCTTGGATGAAGTTCATCGGCGGTGCGCCGATGAAGCCCGCGACGAACAGATTCGACGGCGAGTCGTAAATCTGCTGCGGAGCGCCAAACTGCTGGACGATGCCGTCCTTCATCACGGCGATGCGATCGCCGAGCGTCATCGCTTCGATCTGGTCGTGCGTCACGTAGACGATCGTCGTGCCGAGGCGCTGGTGCAGCAGCTTGATTTCCGAACGCATTTCGATGCGCAGCTTCGCATCGAGGTTCGAGAGCGGCTCGTCGAA comes from Trinickia violacea and encodes:
- a CDS encoding replication-associated recombination protein A, whose protein sequence is MSDLFQVEPRRPLAEALRPKTLDEVIGQTHLLGEGKPLQLAFASGKPHSMILWGPPGVGKTTLARLTAMAFDCEFIALSAVLGGVKDIRESMDRAQQNLNTRGKHTILFVDEIHRFNKGQQDALLPFVESGLVTFIGATTENPSFEVNSALLSRAQVYVLKSLSDDEMRQLLRRAQEVALDGLVFEELAVDTLIGYADGDARRFLNLLEQAQTAALSSKKMHIDADFVANAMTLNARRFDKGGENFYDQISALHKSVRGSHPDAALYWFCRMIDGGADPKYLSRRIVRMAWEDIGLADPRAMQIANDAAATFERLGSPEGELALGQAVIYLACAAKSNAGYNAFNQAMAFVKQDKSREVPVHLRNAPTRLMKELGYGREYRYAHDEPNAYAAGETYLPEGMREPGWYEPVPRGLETKIAEKLAWLRDLDKKARESE
- a CDS encoding ABC transporter ATP-binding protein — protein: MASLSIRDVYKTYPNGVPVLKGVNIDIEDGQFLILVGGSGCGKSTLLNMIAGLETVTKGEIQIDGKVVNDLSPKDRDIAMVFQSYALYPSMTVRENISFGLNIRKVPKGEQTQIVDRVSNMLQISHLLDRKPGQLSGGQRQRVAMGRALARDPVMFLFDEPLSNLDAKLRIEMRSEIKLLHQRLGTTIVYVTHDQIEAMTLGDRIAVMKDGIVQQFGAPQQIYDSPSNLFVAGFIGAPPMNFIQGKLVEQGAGVAVEIDTGVKRGALNLPFDAAKLKSRVGQDVILGLRPERITDARSAHDVQSGLLQPIEVKVDVIEPTGPDTLVFAQVNGKRIVSRVHPASNPQPLQNMTLLFDVSKAVLFDPSNEERIA
- a CDS encoding Smr/MutS family protein is translated as MAKNLPHPSEPKKPRAAAEKTAPAPAAPQPSPAPARGAGLAGLGALRDALKGDAARRERERVAAAQTAREAAADANLFRREIGEVAPLKAPARAPSVRTPPLPLPVQTQRDEEAVLHEAISDEFDPEVLLDTDESLSYCRPGVSQEVVKKLRRGDWIVQAQLDLHGMRRDEAREALAEFIRESGKRGLRCLRVIHGKGLGSIGKEPVLKGKVRAWLVQKAEVIAFCQARPHDGGAGAVLVLLQPAGATSAPVGARSDRGERGAS
- the serS gene encoding serine--tRNA ligase, with translation MLDIQLLRKDLDGVAKRLAARGYTLDVAAFSALEAERRAIQTRTEELQSRRNTLSKQIGAMKGRGEDTSAVMAEVGGIGDEMKASAVQLEDVQKRVSDLMLGMPNLPHESVPLGNDETANVEVRRWGTPRAFDFEVKDHVDVGTPLGLDFETGAKLAGARFTMLRGQIARLHRALAQFMIDTHTLQHGYTEIYTPYIVNPEILFGTGQLPKFADDMFRVEKGGGENVVTQYLISTSEISLTNTVRDSILEGNALPIKLTAHSPCFRSEAGSYGRDTRGMIRQHQFDKVEMVQIVAPEASYDALEQMVLHAEAILQKLELPYRVITLCTGDMGFSAAKTYDLEVWLPAQKTYREISSCSNTESFQARRMHARYRNAQGKPELVHTLNGSGLAVGRTLVAVLENFQNADGSVTVPAVLRPYLGGVARLDAMSAA
- a CDS encoding DNA translocase FtsK encodes the protein MAKAPYSANAQALPHRMSRLFTEIRWILQVALGVFLLMALVSYSRHDPSWTHAAQVDRINNWAGRVGAWTSDILLLLFGLSAYWWVVLLARHISANYRRITRSEAPDEDAPRDTSTWITEGFAFVIVLLACDGIEALRMWSLKVQLPRAPGGVVGEAVAHGVSHALGFTGGTLALLVALGIGLSLYFRFSWLSVAEKVGDAIISAVTLAKLRRETVRDRKLGEAAAVKREGKVEQGRVRIEEHEPVTIVPPVVTPAKSERVEKEKQVPLFTDLPGDSTLPPIALLDPAPPAQETISADTLEFTSRLIEKKLKDFGVEVSVVAAYPGPVVTRYEIEPATGVKGSQIVNLAKDLARSLSLVSIRVVETIPGKNYMALELPNQRRQTVRLSEILGSEVYAAASSALTMGLGKDIGGKPVCADLAKMPHLLVAGTTGSGKSVGINAMILSLLYKASADQVRMILIDPKMLEMSVYEGIPHLLCPVVTDMRQAGHALNWAVAEMERRYKLMSKLGVRNLAGYNNKIDDAGKREEKIPNPFSLTPEDPEPLARLPNIVVVIDELADLMMVVGKKVEELIARIAQKARAAGIHLILATQRPSVDVITGLIKANVPTRMAFQVSSKIDSRTILDQQGAESLLGMGDMLYLPPGSGLPVRVHGAFVSDEEVHRVVEKLKEQGEPNYIEGILEGGVAGEGDEGSAGAGAGGEESDPLYDQAVEVVIKNRRASISLVQRHLRIGYNRAARLLEQMEQSGLVSTMSSNGNREILVPARETD
- a CDS encoding trimeric intracellular cation channel family protein; its protein translation is MHPRLTLAVSIMETIAILAYAASGFIEARKRRLDPIGTFLVALATAFGGGTARDIMLERRPFYWVEHQEYVIVIFVASFFAPYVLRLISQVISDRALLIADAIGLGLFSVAGTSIALDAQMPAFISVLMGVTTGVFGGLIRDVLCNEVPLLLRDSRPYATCAFVGCWLYLLLNQLNVDSIYSVLIATGFILVARLVTYKFDVRLPH
- the lolA gene encoding outer membrane lipoprotein chaperone LolA — protein: MRRPLLRSAARLASIAVIGASMFAASQAFASGTEQLKAFVSQVKSARGDFVQKQVKAPSKAQGASSDMAMPNITSTSSGTFLFARPGKFIWSYEKPYEQVLQADGDNLYVYDKDLNQVTVRKLGGALGASPAAILFGSNDLDKNFTLKDAGVKDGIDWLELTPKSKDTQFQRVGIGFRDGNLEAMELHDVFGNVTLLTFSNIQKNPPLKADTFKFVVPKGADVLNG
- the trxB gene encoding thioredoxin-disulfide reductase; its protein translation is MSNRKHAKVLILGSGPAGYTAAVYAARANLSPVLVTGLAQGGQLMTTTDVENWPADANGVQGPELMQRFLDHAERFNTEILFDHIHTAKLDEKPIRLIGDSGEYTCDSLIIATGASAQYLGLPSEERFSGRGVSACATCDGFFYKNQHVAVVGGGNTAVEEALYLAGIAKKVTVIHRRDKFRAEPILIDRLLEKEKEGVVEIKWNHVLDEVKGDDSGVNGLRIKDVKSGEMADLDLQGVFIAIGHKPNTDIFAGQLEMKNGYIITNGGFSGNATATSVPGVFAAGDVQDHVYRQAITSAGTGCMAALDAQRYLESIHEVTQEHVMSHEADR